In Anomaloglossus baeobatrachus isolate aAnoBae1 unplaced genomic scaffold, aAnoBae1.hap1 Scaffold_4318, whole genome shotgun sequence, a genomic segment contains:
- the LOC142279438 gene encoding gastrula zinc finger protein XlCGF66.1-like → MDMDRDKTAERILHLTLEILFRLTGEDYTVVKKTSSECCQPPVSEGWGRPLSPITAPPPHPPIHEDINDQKILELTYKMIELLTGEVPIRCQDVTVYFSMEEWEYLEGHKDMYKDIMMEVPRPLTSPALSSKRTTPERCPRPLLPQDCKQEDPDVPQDVFPPALSSKRYLLMYFLKPQNSKD, encoded by the exons atggatatggacagggacaagacggcggagaggatattacacctcaccctagagatcctcttccggcttactggagag gattacacagtagtgaagaagacctctagtgagtgctgtcagccccctgtgtctgagggatggggaagacccctgagcccaatcacggcgcctccacctcaccccccgatacatgaggacatcaatgaccagaagatcctagaactcacctacaagatgattgagctgctgactggagag gttcctataaggtgtcaggacgtcaccgtctatttctccatggaggagtgggagtatttagaaggacacaaagatatgtacaaggacatcatgatggaggttccccggcccctcacatcaccag ctctatccagtaagaggacaacaccagagagatgtccccgtcctcttctcccacaggactgtaaacaagaagatcccgatgttcctcaggatgtgtttcctccagctctatccagtaagagatatctactcatgtactttctgaaaCCTCAGAATTCAAAGGAT